In the Arthrobacter sp. 31Y genome, one interval contains:
- a CDS encoding DAK2 domain-containing protein translates to MKRWLGKAEVVLGNHSDRLNAINIFPVADGDTGTNLYLTVRAAVAALGGTATDAAETGNDVGALLSRAGQAAMEQARGNSGTLFAVFLCAAAEPLVGKSRLSAPLLATALNRAQIRAWSALSEPVAGTMLSVLEAAAHAAQDVDATQSGDDSNHALGLSLDAVVDAAYQAVVRTEDELAQLHEARVVDAGGVGMLLVLDCLRSAVLGEELQDELLDGLHGYKLQDPHIHERMPADDGVEVMCTIHLSPLNAAILRQRLDEMGESVIMSQVGGAQGSDDEDDESNVEVSYRWRVHVHVPDPEPAVALIRSLGEPTDIAVSQLAVPRGNGQEPASQESSGSESGSSNEAFNVPGQSRHEF, encoded by the coding sequence ATGAAACGTTGGCTCGGCAAGGCGGAGGTGGTCCTCGGCAACCACAGCGACCGTCTCAATGCGATCAACATTTTTCCGGTCGCCGACGGCGATACTGGAACCAACCTTTATCTCACCGTCCGGGCAGCAGTGGCTGCCTTGGGTGGAACTGCCACTGACGCGGCGGAAACCGGCAACGACGTCGGGGCATTGCTGTCCCGCGCCGGACAGGCAGCCATGGAACAAGCACGGGGCAACTCAGGCACACTTTTTGCCGTTTTCCTGTGCGCCGCTGCCGAGCCCTTGGTTGGTAAATCCCGACTCAGCGCACCGCTGCTTGCCACTGCGTTGAACAGGGCACAGATCCGGGCCTGGTCTGCCTTGAGCGAACCTGTGGCCGGCACTATGCTCTCGGTCCTGGAAGCGGCCGCTCATGCTGCCCAAGACGTGGACGCAACCCAGAGTGGCGATGACAGCAACCATGCGTTGGGGCTCTCACTCGACGCCGTGGTGGATGCCGCCTACCAAGCGGTTGTCCGGACCGAGGACGAGCTCGCACAGCTGCATGAAGCACGTGTTGTGGATGCAGGGGGCGTGGGCATGCTGCTGGTGCTCGATTGCCTCCGCTCCGCAGTCTTGGGTGAGGAGCTCCAGGATGAACTGCTCGACGGCCTCCATGGCTACAAGCTGCAGGATCCCCACATCCATGAGCGCATGCCCGCAGATGACGGCGTGGAAGTCATGTGCACCATCCATCTTTCGCCCTTGAATGCGGCCATCCTCCGGCAGCGCCTGGACGAGATGGGTGAATCTGTGATTATGAGCCAAGTTGGCGGTGCGCAGGGCAGCGATGATGAAGACGACGAATCCAACGTCGAAGTGAGCTACAGATGGCGCGTTCACGTGCATGTTCCCGATCCGGAGCCGGCCGTCGCACTGATTCGTTCGCTGGGAGAACCGACGGATATCGCAGTGAGCCAGTTGGCGGTTCCCCGTGGAAACGGGCAAGAGCCGGCATCCCAGGAATCGTCCGGCAGCGAGTCCGGCAGCAGCAACGAAGCCTTCAACGTCCCAGGCCAGTCACGGCATGAATTCTGA
- a CDS encoding thiamine-phosphate kinase, protein MPVEQLTVQDLSESALLARIFPRLHHSPGVLLGPGDDAALIAAPDGRTLISIDTQTQDQDFRLEWPNGYRTTGYDVGWKAAAQNLSDINAMGGSATSLVVSLTMPPATPVEWVEAFADGLTAAIVGLGAPDCSVAGGDLGRGRELAVTVAVVGTLAGVAPVLRSGAKPGDIVAVSGTLGRAAAGWALLESEIPLGSLSAELRSLVDNQCRPLPPLAAGPLAARAGATAMLDISDGLMRDGSRLAGASGVVLDFDPAALESYAAPLEAAAVVLGEEAMRWVLGGGEDHGLLATFPASIQLPRGFTAIGSVQAVVEPPGSGVRISGQTADTVGWDHFAD, encoded by the coding sequence GTGCCAGTAGAACAGTTGACCGTCCAAGACCTTTCGGAGTCCGCCCTCCTTGCCAGGATCTTCCCGCGACTGCACCATAGCCCCGGCGTTCTTCTGGGGCCCGGAGACGATGCTGCCCTGATTGCAGCACCGGACGGCCGGACCCTTATCTCCATCGACACCCAGACGCAGGATCAGGACTTCAGGCTTGAGTGGCCAAATGGGTACAGGACCACCGGATACGACGTCGGCTGGAAGGCCGCGGCGCAAAACCTTAGCGACATCAACGCCATGGGCGGCAGCGCCACGAGTCTCGTGGTCAGCCTCACCATGCCACCGGCCACGCCCGTCGAATGGGTGGAGGCGTTTGCCGACGGCCTCACGGCGGCGATTGTTGGCCTGGGTGCCCCGGACTGCTCCGTGGCCGGGGGAGACCTGGGCAGGGGCCGCGAGCTGGCAGTGACTGTCGCCGTCGTCGGTACGCTTGCCGGGGTGGCGCCGGTGTTGAGGTCCGGCGCCAAACCAGGGGACATCGTGGCGGTTTCGGGGACGTTGGGAAGGGCAGCGGCCGGCTGGGCGCTGCTGGAAAGTGAAATTCCCTTGGGCAGCCTGTCCGCTGAATTGCGGAGCTTGGTGGACAACCAATGCCGGCCGCTGCCTCCACTGGCTGCCGGACCCCTGGCGGCGCGTGCGGGTGCCACGGCCATGTTGGACATTTCCGATGGCCTGATGCGCGATGGGAGCCGCTTGGCCGGAGCCAGCGGTGTGGTTTTGGATTTCGATCCCGCTGCCTTGGAGAGCTACGCAGCCCCGTTGGAAGCAGCAGCTGTGGTGCTTGGCGAAGAAGCCATGCGATGGGTCCTGGGTGGGGGAGAAGACCATGGTTTGCTTGCTACGTTCCCGGCAAGTATTCAGCTACCGCGGGGCTTCACTGCGATAGGCTCGGTTCAAGCCGTTGTCGAGCCGCCAGGCAGTGGCGTCCGGATCTCCGGGCAAACTGCTGACACTGTTGGATGGGATCACTTTGCAGACTAA
- a CDS encoding DUF3515 family protein: protein MHRKTLRRTALAIALASASATALSACAPTVDVTAAADAANPACAPMMVALPDQIGDAALRKTNSQATAAWGDPSQVILRCGVNVPGPTTDRCVSVNDIDWVIKEGDPVYTLTTFGREPATEILIDPVKLEAANISSATVLTELAAAVGKIKATGKCVGQEDLQNLPSAQ, encoded by the coding sequence ATGCACCGAAAGACCCTTCGCCGGACTGCTCTGGCCATCGCCTTGGCCTCTGCGTCCGCCACTGCTTTGTCGGCCTGCGCCCCCACTGTGGACGTCACGGCCGCCGCAGACGCCGCCAATCCCGCCTGCGCACCAATGATGGTGGCCCTGCCCGATCAGATCGGTGATGCTGCCCTTCGCAAGACCAACAGCCAGGCGACAGCAGCTTGGGGAGATCCTTCCCAGGTCATCCTCCGCTGTGGCGTGAACGTTCCCGGCCCCACCACGGACCGTTGCGTCAGCGTCAATGACATCGACTGGGTCATCAAGGAAGGCGATCCCGTCTACACCCTGACGACCTTCGGTCGCGAACCTGCCACGGAAATCCTGATTGATCCGGTCAAACTTGAGGCAGCGAACATCAGCTCGGCTACCGTGCTGACCGAGCTGGCGGCCGCGGTTGGCAAGATCAAGGCAACCGGAAAGTGCGTGGGGCAGGAAGACCTTCAGAACCTGCCGTCTGCGCAGTAG
- a CDS encoding D-alanine--D-alanine ligase family protein — MVTDNSTPVTGRPRVAILFGGRSSEHAVSCVTAAGVMGAIDKNKYEVIPIGIAKSGQWVLASGDTSDWSLSSAALPEVAPSGKTVTLAEVGGEHQLIVTEPNAVPLELGAVDVVFPLLHGPWGEDGTVQGLLELSDTRYVGAGVLASAVGMDKHFMKVVFESAGLSVGPYVAVTDREWTTDAESVRKRVDKLGFPVFVKPARAGSSMGISKVDSIEGLDAAIEEARRHDLKLVIEAGIVGREIECAVLQGRGTDAPRTSMPGEIAVAEGEHQFYDFAAKYVEDGAAALSCPAVMPDEAIARVRELAAVAFDAVGAEGLSRVDFFYTAAGELIINEINTMPGFTPKSMYPQMWAASGLAYGDLIDELIHLALTRKTGLR; from the coding sequence ATAGTGACTGACAACTCCACCCCTGTAACGGGCCGTCCCCGTGTAGCGATTCTCTTTGGCGGGCGCTCCAGCGAACACGCCGTCAGCTGCGTCACCGCCGCTGGTGTCATGGGCGCGATCGACAAGAACAAGTACGAGGTCATTCCGATCGGCATCGCCAAATCGGGTCAGTGGGTTCTTGCGTCGGGCGACACCAGCGATTGGTCCTTGAGTTCGGCAGCGCTTCCCGAGGTGGCGCCGTCGGGCAAGACCGTCACCTTGGCTGAGGTTGGTGGCGAGCATCAGCTCATCGTGACCGAGCCCAATGCCGTACCCCTGGAATTGGGTGCTGTGGACGTTGTCTTTCCCCTGTTGCACGGGCCATGGGGCGAGGACGGTACCGTCCAAGGTCTCCTGGAGCTTTCGGACACCCGCTACGTGGGAGCCGGAGTGCTGGCCTCGGCCGTGGGAATGGACAAGCACTTCATGAAAGTGGTGTTCGAATCCGCAGGACTCAGCGTGGGCCCCTACGTGGCTGTCACGGACCGCGAGTGGACCACTGACGCCGAGTCTGTTCGTAAGCGGGTGGATAAGCTGGGGTTCCCCGTGTTCGTCAAGCCCGCCCGGGCAGGCTCGTCCATGGGTATTTCCAAGGTGGACTCGATCGAAGGGCTGGACGCCGCGATCGAGGAAGCCCGCCGCCACGACTTGAAGCTGGTCATCGAAGCCGGCATTGTGGGCCGCGAGATCGAATGTGCGGTCCTTCAAGGACGTGGCACCGATGCTCCCCGCACTTCCATGCCGGGTGAAATTGCCGTGGCAGAAGGAGAGCATCAGTTCTACGACTTTGCCGCCAAGTATGTTGAGGATGGGGCCGCAGCCCTGAGCTGCCCGGCCGTTATGCCGGACGAGGCAATCGCACGGGTACGTGAACTCGCCGCCGTCGCTTTCGACGCCGTCGGAGCAGAAGGCCTCAGCCGTGTGGACTTCTTCTACACCGCGGCCGGTGAGCTGATCATCAACGAGATCAATACGATGCCCGGCTTTACACCTAAGAGCATGTACCCGCAGATGTGGGCGGCATCAGGCCTTGCCTACGGGGACCTGATCGATGAATTGATCCATCTGGCGCTGACCCGCAAGACAGGACTGCGCTAG
- a CDS encoding NAD(P)H-dependent glycerol-3-phosphate dehydrogenase, whose translation MTTEHVTVNTPDIVAVLGAGSWGTTFAKVLADAAAATGSERNIRIWGRRAEVVEQINSLHRNEQYLKDIELPASVTASTDVEEVLKDATLVVLAVPAQSLRPQLGEWKPFLAGDAVVVSLMKGLELGTDARMSEVIAQELGLPASRVAVVSGPNLAMEIAREQPTASVVACSDADTAAAIALCCTAPYFRPYTSTDVVGVEIGGIVKNVIALAVGICEGRQMGDNTKASVITRGLAETSRLALALGGEAHTMAGLAGLGDLVATCSSALSRNHTAGRLLGEGLSLEQVAEHMTQTAEGIKSGPAVHELAGKLNVEMPITAAVVAVLEGRMSVDDLGPRLLARALKSEGDY comes from the coding sequence ATGACAACAGAGCACGTCACCGTCAACACGCCGGACATCGTGGCAGTTTTGGGGGCGGGATCCTGGGGAACCACATTTGCCAAGGTCCTCGCGGACGCGGCTGCGGCCACCGGATCTGAGCGCAACATCCGGATCTGGGGACGTCGGGCTGAAGTGGTGGAGCAGATCAACTCTTTGCACCGCAACGAGCAATACCTTAAGGACATCGAACTCCCGGCGTCCGTCACGGCCTCCACGGATGTGGAGGAAGTACTCAAGGATGCCACGCTGGTGGTACTCGCTGTCCCCGCGCAATCCCTGCGTCCGCAACTGGGGGAGTGGAAGCCGTTTCTTGCCGGCGACGCCGTGGTTGTCTCCTTGATGAAGGGCCTGGAACTGGGCACGGACGCCCGGATGAGCGAAGTGATCGCGCAGGAGTTAGGTCTTCCCGCGTCTCGTGTGGCAGTGGTCTCTGGCCCCAACCTGGCCATGGAGATTGCACGGGAGCAACCAACGGCGTCCGTTGTTGCCTGCAGTGACGCAGACACCGCTGCTGCCATAGCGTTGTGCTGCACGGCACCGTACTTCCGGCCCTACACCAGCACTGATGTTGTGGGTGTGGAAATCGGCGGGATTGTCAAGAATGTGATTGCCCTCGCCGTGGGTATTTGCGAAGGCCGGCAGATGGGCGACAACACCAAGGCCTCAGTGATCACACGCGGGCTCGCGGAGACCTCCCGGCTTGCGTTGGCCCTTGGCGGAGAAGCTCACACCATGGCCGGCCTGGCCGGTCTCGGGGATCTTGTTGCCACGTGCTCTTCAGCTCTCTCACGCAACCACACAGCCGGCAGGTTGCTTGGCGAAGGCCTTAGCCTTGAGCAAGTTGCCGAACACATGACCCAGACAGCAGAGGGCATCAAATCAGGCCCGGCTGTCCATGAGCTCGCCGGCAAATTAAATGTTGAAATGCCCATCACGGCCGCCGTTGTGGCGGTGCTTGAAGGCAGAATGTCCGTTGATGACCTGGGGCCGCGACTGCTGGCCCGGGCACTGAAGTCCGAAGGCGACTACTGA
- a CDS encoding lysophospholipid acyltransferase family protein, translating into MKESAKSRATFMLLAGLARPLMNLLMAKKWEGMENLPPGGFIAVPNHCTEIDPIVIGHMVYNQKRPPHFLAKTGLFKVPVLGSLLKATRQIPVERSTAGANRSLQVAKEVVDAGGAIIIYPEGTLTRDPDLWPMKGHTGAARLALQTGAPVVPMAHWGAQEVFPRYAKRFHIFPRKTVRVLIGKPVDLSAFSDRPMDRATLTAATDVIMDAITELLETLRGEVAPAERWDPAVHKQSRHGRFIEGGSPDAQEGDGGK; encoded by the coding sequence TTGAAGGAATCGGCTAAGAGCCGTGCAACATTCATGCTGCTGGCCGGTCTCGCGCGTCCGCTGATGAACCTCCTGATGGCCAAGAAGTGGGAAGGGATGGAGAACCTTCCACCCGGCGGCTTCATCGCAGTACCCAACCACTGCACCGAGATCGACCCCATCGTGATCGGGCACATGGTCTACAACCAGAAACGGCCCCCGCACTTCCTTGCGAAGACGGGCCTCTTCAAGGTCCCGGTGCTGGGGTCCTTGCTTAAGGCAACACGGCAGATTCCGGTTGAACGCTCGACGGCGGGAGCGAACCGCTCCTTGCAAGTGGCCAAGGAAGTGGTGGATGCCGGAGGGGCCATCATCATTTACCCCGAGGGAACCCTCACCCGCGACCCCGATTTGTGGCCGATGAAGGGCCACACGGGCGCGGCCAGGCTTGCCTTGCAGACTGGAGCGCCAGTTGTACCCATGGCGCACTGGGGTGCGCAGGAGGTTTTCCCGCGGTACGCCAAGCGGTTCCATATCTTCCCGCGCAAAACTGTCCGCGTGCTTATTGGCAAGCCTGTTGATCTCAGTGCATTCAGCGACCGGCCGATGGACCGGGCAACACTGACCGCTGCCACTGACGTCATCATGGACGCCATCACGGAACTGCTTGAAACCCTTCGAGGTGAAGTTGCTCCTGCTGAGCGTTGGGATCCGGCTGTCCACAAACAGTCCCGGCACGGCCGTTTCATTGAGGGTGGATCTCCTGATGCCCAAGAAGGGGATGGCGGCAAATGA
- the murA gene encoding UDP-N-acetylglucosamine 1-carboxyvinyltransferase, translating into MSSVLTIRGGVPLTGRVTVRGAKNLVPKAMVAALLGSEPSVLRNVPEIKDVEVVTSLLQLHGVTVVKDPESGDLTLDPKDAKTASSTAIDAHAGDSRIPILLCGPLIHAIGEAFIPDLGGCKIGDRPIDYHLNVLRQFGAVVEKRPGGIHISAPNGLHGAKISLPYPSVGATEQVLLSATRAEGITELIGAATEPEIIDLIAVLQKMGAIISVQTDRTIRIEGVKDLRGYNHRALPDRNESASWASAALVTRGDIFVEGASQRDMMTFLNTYRKVGGGMDIGDDGIRFYHQGGKLSPLVLETDVHPGFMTDWQQPLVVALTQAEGVSIVHETVYENRFGFTEALARMGANIQVHRECLGSVPCRFGQRNFLHSAVISGPTPLRGTDIDIPDLRGGFSHLIAALAATGTSRVTGIDIINRGYERFTEKLAGLGADFDITTTK; encoded by the coding sequence TCGCGGTGCCAAGAACCTGGTGCCCAAGGCCATGGTGGCGGCGTTGCTGGGCAGCGAACCATCGGTGCTGAGGAACGTGCCGGAAATCAAGGACGTCGAGGTTGTCACCAGCCTGCTGCAGTTGCACGGCGTGACCGTGGTGAAGGATCCCGAATCGGGAGACCTCACCTTGGATCCCAAGGATGCAAAGACGGCCTCCAGCACGGCGATTGATGCCCACGCCGGTGATTCGCGGATTCCCATCCTGCTTTGTGGACCCCTGATCCACGCGATCGGCGAGGCCTTCATTCCGGATCTGGGTGGCTGCAAGATCGGCGACAGGCCCATCGACTACCACCTGAACGTCCTGCGGCAGTTCGGCGCCGTGGTGGAAAAGCGCCCGGGCGGCATCCATATTTCTGCCCCGAACGGACTGCACGGAGCTAAAATCTCGCTGCCGTACCCCTCAGTGGGTGCCACCGAGCAGGTGCTGCTGAGTGCAACCCGTGCCGAAGGCATCACCGAACTTATTGGTGCGGCCACGGAACCTGAGATCATTGACCTCATTGCGGTCCTGCAGAAAATGGGCGCCATCATCAGCGTCCAGACGGACCGGACCATCCGCATTGAAGGCGTCAAGGACTTGCGCGGCTACAACCACCGTGCACTCCCGGACCGCAATGAATCCGCCTCCTGGGCATCAGCTGCCTTGGTGACGCGCGGCGACATCTTTGTAGAGGGCGCTTCGCAGCGGGACATGATGACGTTCCTGAACACCTACCGCAAAGTGGGCGGTGGCATGGACATCGGCGACGACGGCATCCGCTTCTATCACCAGGGCGGCAAGCTCTCCCCGCTGGTCCTGGAGACAGACGTCCACCCCGGCTTCATGACGGACTGGCAGCAGCCGTTGGTGGTTGCGCTCACGCAGGCCGAGGGCGTCTCCATAGTCCACGAGACCGTCTATGAAAACCGCTTCGGATTCACCGAGGCCCTTGCGCGCATGGGTGCGAACATCCAAGTGCACCGCGAATGCCTGGGCAGTGTTCCTTGCCGGTTCGGACAGCGGAACTTCCTGCACTCAGCAGTGATTTCCGGTCCTACTCCGCTCAGGGGCACAGACATTGACATCCCCGATCTCCGGGGCGGCTTCAGTCACCTCATCGCAGCGCTGGCTGCCACGGGCACCTCACGCGTTACGGGCATCGACATCATCAATCGCGGTTACGAGCGCTTCACCGAGAAGCTGGCCGGCCTGGGCGCCGATTTCGATATCACCACCACCAAGTAG